The Arachis hypogaea cultivar Tifrunner chromosome 19, arahy.Tifrunner.gnm2.J5K5, whole genome shotgun sequence genome has a window encoding:
- the LOC112776487 gene encoding uncharacterized protein translates to MKWKEIVDEWVRLNQPGRTASLMADGDSSPLKTTQNGHHQTWLIGKSLIEFQSTKGDVLPAHKNQSQCLADLCGALHCDIEINFGLKKSKCNPAAAARNKHLCEVCISLSLDRI, encoded by the exons AT GAAGTGGAAGGAAATTGTGGATGAGTGGGTGAGGTTGAATCAACCGGGTAGAACAGCTTCTCTCATGG CTGATGGGGACTCTTCACCGCTGAAAACCACCCAAAACGGGCATCATCAG ACATGGCTTATAGGAAAATCTCTGATTGAGTTCCAGTCTACAAAAGGAGATGTTCTTCCTGCACACAAG AATCAGAGCCAGTGCTTAGCAGATCTATGTGGCGCATTGCACTGTGACATTGAAATCAATTTTGGGTTGAAAAAATCAAAATGTAATCCTGCTGCCGCTGCAAGAAATAAACATCTGTGCGAGGTGTGCATCAGTCTGTCTTTAGATCGGATATAG